The sequence below is a genomic window from Patescibacteria group bacterium.
AATATAGCGGCTACATAAAAAACATATCTAAGTACGGCCTGAGGATTAAGCTTACTAAAAAATTTAACTGAAAAGACACCGAGAATGGAGGCAATTAATCCGGCAAAAACAATCCATAAAGGCAGAGCCATATAGGCCGCTCGACTAACTGCGTAAGCGGCTCCGGTAGCACCGATGGCCACAGCGGCAATAACTGAGCCAACATAAGATTCAAATAAATCAGCTCCCATTCCAGCGACATCACCGACATTATCACCGACATTATCGGCAATGACGGCTGGATTACGGGGATCATCTTCAGGAATACCGGCTTCTAATTTACCGACTAAATCAGCGCCGACATCAGCTGACTTGGTATAAATACCACCGCCGACACGGGCAAACAAAGCAATTGAAGAAGCACCCATAGCAAAGCCAGACAAAACCGTATGGTCAACATCATGAAAAAAGTAATAAAAAACACCCAGACCAATTAAGCCCAAAGAAGCAATCGAAAGCCCCATAACTGAACCGCCGATAAATGCTATATTCAAAGCTTGAGCTCGGCCCTGTTTATTGGCCGCATTAGCGGTTCTGACATTAGCGTGGGTAGCGGCTGACATACCAAAATAGCCGGCTAACATAGAAGAAAGCCCGCCAACCAGGTAAGCCATAGCTGAATTAAAACTAATTTGCCAGGCTAACAAGGCAAAAACAACTACGATAAAGATAATAATTACCTTGTATTCTTTTTTTAGAAAGACCATAGCGCCGTTGTGGATTCTTTTTTCCAGATCTTGCATCTGATCAGAGCCTGGATCTTTTTTCTTGACGCTAAAGTAAAGACCAATAGCCGTGATAAAACCGACTAAGCCTAAGATGAGAGAATAAATACCTACATTCATAGTTTTTAGTTAATTATTTATTAATTGATTAATTTTATTTTTCTTCTTTTTTCTTACTTTCTTCAGATTTATTTTCTTCCTTATCTTTATCTTCTTTATCATTTTCTTTTTTTTCTGAATCCTTTTTTTCATCAGTATTATTTTCTTGAGATTCTACTTTTTTATCTTCAGACTCTTTTTCTTCCTTGTCTTGGTCTTTCTTTTTAGCCTCTCCAGTTTTATCTGATTTTTTCTCTGTATTTTCTTTATTTTCTTCCTTATCTTTATCTTCTTTATCATTTTCTTTTTTTTCTGAATCCTTTTTTTCATCAGTATTATTTTCTTGAGATTCTTCTTTTCCGCCTTTGGCAAATTTTTCTTCCTTATCCTTATCTTCAACTTTTTCTTTGCTTTCGGAAACAATATCTATTTTCCATCCCGTCAGACGAGCAGCTAGACGAACATTCTGGCCGGCTTTGCCAATAGCTAAAGAAAGCTGATCTTCTTTAACTTCCGCCACGGTTGTTTTTTCTTCTTTATTTAAAGTTATTTTTAATATTTTAGCCGGCGAAAGAGCGTTGGCAATGTATTCTATTGGGTCATCTGAATATTCCACAATATCAATCTTTTCACCACCAAGCTCAGAAATAATAGTTTGCACCCGGGAACCTCTTTGTCCGACACAAGAACCAACTGGATCAATATTTTCCTGATTAGATTTAACAGAAATTTTACTTCTAGAGCCAGCTTCACGGCTGACTGACATTATTTCTACAGTACCACTGCTGATTTCCGGTACTTCCATAGTAAATAAACGTTTGACCATACCGGGGTGGGCCCGTGAAATGACTATTTCTGGTCCCTTGGTAGTTTGATTAACAGAAACTACAAAGACTTTGATACGCATACCCGGGCGGTAATTTTCTCCGGGAATTTGCTCACTTGGGGGAATGATACCGGTAGTTTGGCCTAAGTCAACCAAGATAAGTCTTCTTTCTTGTCGTTGGACAATCCCGCTAATTATTTCGCCTTCCTTACCCTTAAATTCTTTGTAAAGGTTTTCTCTTTCAGCCTCTCTTAGGCGTTGAATAATAACTTGTTTAGCCGTTTGAGCGGCCATGCGGCCGTAAGAAGCTGGCGGAAACAATTCAGTTTTTATTTCGTCACCTTCCTTGATCTCTTTTTTATCTTTTTTAGCTTCTGATAAAGTGATATGTTTTTTAGGATCAAATTTTTCGAAGTCGTCTTTTTCAGCTTCTTTATCCGACGGTGTTTTTTTACCCGCGGTAGATTTATCGGAAGCGGATTCTCCCTCCTCTTTTTTATTAGAAGTGGACTTTTCTTTATTCTTTTTATCAGTTTTTTCTTGATCAGTTTCGTTATTTTCAGCTTCTTTTTCTTTTTTCTCTTTCCAGGCCATAGTTTTTTCATACATTTCATCAGAGACTACTGTTTTAACGTCAAAAACCCGGGCTGAAGTTGTTTTTGGGTCAAAATCTACTTTTATATTTTGGTTTTTTTCACCAAAATCTTTGCGGTAAGCCACTGCTAAAGCAGCCTCGATGGTTTCTAAGACTGACTCATAAGATATATTTTTTTCCTCGCAAATTTGTTTTATTGCTTGTTCTATCGGGTTTTTTGCCATTTTTATAAAAATTTAATTTTTT
It includes:
- the nusA gene encoding transcription termination factor NusA gives rise to the protein MAKNPIEQAIKQICEEKNISYESVLETIEAALAVAYRKDFGEKNQNIKVDFDPKTTSARVFDVKTVVSDEMYEKTMAWKEKKEKEAENNETDQEKTDKKNKEKSTSNKKEEGESASDKSTAGKKTPSDKEAEKDDFEKFDPKKHITLSEAKKDKKEIKEGDEIKTELFPPASYGRMAAQTAKQVIIQRLREAERENLYKEFKGKEGEIISGIVQRQERRLILVDLGQTTGIIPPSEQIPGENYRPGMRIKVFVVSVNQTTKGPEIVISRAHPGMVKRLFTMEVPEISSGTVEIMSVSREAGSRSKISVKSNQENIDPVGSCVGQRGSRVQTIISELGGEKIDIVEYSDDPIEYIANALSPAKILKITLNKEEKTTVAEVKEDQLSLAIGKAGQNVRLAARLTGWKIDIVSESKEKVEDKDKEEKFAKGGKEESQENNTDEKKDSEKKENDKEDKDKEENKENTEKKSDKTGEAKKKDQDKEEKESEDKKVESQENNTDEKKDSEKKENDKEDKDKEENKSEESKKKEEK